In Candidatus Zixiibacteriota bacterium, the sequence AAGATCATGGGCGGCCCAGATGCCAGCCTGTTACATGACAAGCTCTACGAACTGATTGAAAACGACAAGAAGAGGGTGGTGATCGACCTGGCCGGAGTCGAGTGGATGAACTCCACCGGCCTGGGTATCCTCATCTCCAGCTACACTACTCTGAGAAACCACCAGGGCGAACTGAAACTGGCCAACGTGACCGATAAGATTCAGTCCCTCCTGACTATCACCAAGCTCGTGTCGGTGTTCGACGCACACGACAGCGTGGATGAAGCCATAAAGAGCTTCAAATAGTAATGCCGCGCGATTGAAAATAGAATTCTCACCCACAGGTAGACGCAGCCATGTCTGCCTGTTTTTTTTGGAGTTATTGCAGCATGGCGAAACCGATTATTCAAGGGGACACGATCAAAGTCCCGTCAAGCCCGGAATTCCTGCCCGACGTGGACATATTTCTCGAAGGAACGCTCCGGGGCTTTGGTGTTCAGGAGTCAGTGGTCGCTGACATCGCCATTTCCGTTTCGGAACTGGTTAATAACGCCATTGTCCACGGCAACAAGGCCACTTTGACCAAGATGGTCACGGTGAGGATAACTCGCGCCGGGAACGTCGTCACAGTGCGGGTGAGCGACGAGGGTGGGGGTTTTGACCCGACTCATGTCCCCGACCCGCTGGCCGATGAAAACCTGCTTCAGGAAGTTGGCCGCGGGCTGTTTATCGTCCATTCGTTGATGGACAAAGTTGAAGTCGAGGCTACGGGATCCGGCACGACCGTGGCCATAACGAAAGCGATCTGAGGAGCCTCACTTTTGCGGCGTTGGCACTATGCAGCTTGAGCTGGTGCACTCTCTTATCTTCTTCCTGATCGGTGGTTTCCTGGTATTCATGGCGATCACGGTCACGCGCGACAACTTCGCGTCGCATGCCAACCGGGCGGCCGGAGCGATGTTGTTCTTCGCCGGCGTGGGACCGCTGGCGTTGGCCATAGGCTACGTGGTCCAAATCACCTCGGCCGATCCCGCCGTCTTTCGCAGTTACACACTTTACAACCTGTACCATGTCTGGGAGTTCTTTTTCCCCGCGCTGCTGGTCTTCTCGTGGCTCTTCCCGGTCGACCGGATGCACCGTGTCCGCCATCACCGACTGCGCTACCTGGTAATCGTACCGCAGTTGATTCACCTGTCGCTGGCCCTCACGTATCAGCGGCTGGTCGGTTTACTCAATACTCTCGTGGAAAGTTCTGCGGCCACAAACCTGACCGGCATGATCCTGAAGCCGGTCGCCTGGGTCTTCCAGCAATTGATGCTGCTGGTCGCGTATGTACGGGTCCATGAGCAATCCATATTCGGATTGATAAACCTGGTGTACGTCCTGGCGGCGATATATTTCTTCGAAACAGGGCGGCGCTACCTTACCAACCCCCGCCTGCAGGAGCAGACTCGCCTGGTGGTCTGGAGCATGCGCCTGGGACTGGGCCTTTTCACGCTGTCGTTTCTCAGTTGGAGCCTGG encodes:
- a CDS encoding STAS domain-containing protein, with amino-acid sequence MKLTDREVNNVVILEPRGKIMGGPDASLLHDKLYELIENDKKRVVIDLAGVEWMNSTGLGILISSYTTLRNHQGELKLANVTDKIQSLLTITKLVSVFDAHDSVDEAIKSFK
- a CDS encoding ATP-binding protein, with product MAKPIIQGDTIKVPSSPEFLPDVDIFLEGTLRGFGVQESVVADIAISVSELVNNAIVHGNKATLTKMVTVRITRAGNVVTVRVSDEGGGFDPTHVPDPLADENLLQEVGRGLFIVHSLMDKVEVEATGSGTTVAITKAI